ATTGTTATGTCTGGATTTTCAACGTTTCAACGGTTATGCCTAAGGGTTTAAAAGAGAAGTCCAGGAGAACGTGAAGTTGTGTGTAAACGAAGTCTGCCAAATTGAATAAACGGAGACAATATTGCTTTGTTGATAGTTCTGTGGGCTTGCAGTTTTTAAGGTTGATATTTTTGGGGATTTCTGCATTCACAGGTCTGGCGCTCTACCAAAGAGAATACTCGTGCAAGGGATGCCTGGAATTGGGAAGTCCACTTTTGTAAAGAAGTTGGCTGTTGACTGGGCTGAACTTAACACGGGGGGAGGATGCGATAAACAAAGGGGTGCATTGGGGAACTTCGATATTGTTGTGGTCATTAACCTGAGAGAGGTGTCCCACTGCAGCAGCCTAAGAGATGCATTCAGAAACTCTTACATTTTCCCGTTGGAGGACGGACGACAGCTGGACGATCTACTTGATTACATTGTAAACAACCAAGCGCAAGTGTTGCTGGTGTTCGATGGCTATGACGAGTATCGCTGTGGATGCAATTCTGAGCTGTATCAGATATTCAGAGGTAATTCTTTACGAAACTGTTGCGTTATGGTCACAAGTCGGCTTTCTAAGGCTGGTGACCTGCTCGAATGCGCTGACGTTCGAGCTGAAATCACCGGATTTAACTTGGAAGACAGAAAGCTCTTTATGAAGAGAATCCTTGGGACGGAAGAAGAAGCAAAGCAGCTTTATGCCCATCTTGAGAAACGCAACCTCGTCGACGAAGCTAGAGTTCCAATTTTGCTTCTGTTTTTCAGCACGTTGTGGAAGAATGGAAAGTCAAGCAGCTTCTCCAGAAAGAGAACTGAATTGTACGAAGCCATTGTGCAGTGCATTCTAGATTACGGTGAAAGGAGGTGTTCGCCCCCTCGATTTGGCAAAATAGACGATTACACTGACATCCTGGCTGCGATTGGGAAAGTGGCATTAGAAAGCCTTTTGGAGGACAACCTCCTGTTTGAGTACCACAGACTATCCGatgctgtcctctgtgaaaagagcactattcttggttttcttcaGATAACTGACTGCGTGGAGAGAGTTCGTCCGGCAGGCCTGGTGTCGTTCATTCACAAAAGCATCCAAGAGTTCTTAGCAGCCTGGTTCATCACCCATAGATGCATTCCAAACGGAACTCTCTTTGGCCCTGATAGGCAAGTCCATACTTTTGAAGACTGCGAGTCCTTGGATAATGTTTTTCAGTTCGTTTGTGGTTTGTCAAGCAGAGGAGCAGAGAACGTTTTTCAACATTTGCAGTCACTTAGAGTTTCTGACCCAACTGTGGACCTTTCAAAAACGGTTCTATTTTTTCAGAACGAATCAGTGTCGCCATGTGTTACCATCACTACCAAGCACAAACGATTCCAAGATCTGGTGTTTAATTCCTTTCGCGAATGCAAGTCACAGGCTGAACTTTTAAAGCTTTGTTTTGATTGCACTGGTGGGACAATCTTTGTACCTGACGAACTCTCTGAGCTCGGCATACCAAAAGTCCATGACATTACTCAAGTTTCAAATTCTGGGGTTTTTATTTTCGACGACCCTTCCCCGAAAGTTCTTCAGCGCTCACTCAGTCTTGTAGGCTGTCTAAAAACCCCGCTGAGATTTGCTGAAAATTCTCAGCCTCTCGAAATAGACGACGTGTTGAGAAAGATTGTGGCTGCTGGAGAAGACAAGTGTGGTTTTACGTCAGTCCTTGCGTTTCAAAATGGCCAGGTTCGTTTCTTCATAACAGAGCTATACTTGCATTGTGACGACCACGCCAAATTCTTTGCACAAATTGCTTCCAAACCGGGTCAGTCGTGCTCGGCAGATTGTTTGGCGCGAGAATCATGTTTGAAATTCTTACGATGTCTGCGTTGTTATGATCATGGAATCAAGGAAACAATGCAAGCCGTCGGAGCGATGGTCGCAGCTTGTAATCTGTTGCGGAGGATCGAGACGGAACATACCAATGACAGTATCTGTGATCTTTTGGAGCAAGTGCGAAACCCAGATTCTTGCTGTTTGGAAATTGGTTACTATCGGGGTCGTCTGTGGCTTCATTCCGCGGGGAGGGGTTCCTGTACTTTGACATCCGATGGAATTATCAGGCTCGCCAACTTGTTGCCCAGATTCCCTACCACTACCCATCTCAGCCTTCGTTTGCCTGGTTGTAGCCCCACTTCAGTGAACAAATTGGTTCCTAACATCACACATAGGACTCTGAAACTGTTGCAGCTATGCGAAGTTTTCATGACTCCAGAGGCAGCCGCCCATCTTGGTCGTACAATTCCTCAAATGGTCTCACTTAGGATCTTACAGTTGAGCTCAGCAGAAGCGGTGGGACTGCAGTGTGAACAATTGAACCTGCTTTTCAGCGGATTTAACAAACCATCGTCTCTGGAAAAAGTTACTCTGAAAGGGTTCAGAGTTACGAGTGGCGTTTCTTCATTCACCGAGAGTCTACGGTATCTACCAAATTTGAAAGTATTACATCTGAAGGATCTCGGTATGGACGAACAAGACCTCAGCGCCCTTGTTAGAAACTTTCGATTCATTGGTAATTTGAAGATGCTGAACCTCAAGGGTAATTCTTTTGGCCGCGGAGTACGATCTATCGTGGAATACATTCGTGCCTTGCCAATGCTTCAGTTTCTTGTAATTTCGCCAACTGAGTGTCCGGAAGAGGATTGGAACTATGTCGCTCAATCCTTGAAAAGAATCCATCCCAGACTTGATGTATCGTAGACAGCGGTTCACAGGAAGTCGTTAGTTACCAGTTACTCAGTtagtatttatttattaacccctcagtgtccgaggggtttcccattgacgagtaaaatcgtctggcgttagacagagtagaatctataagtgtcatgagtgcgcttacggacactgaggggttaatatactactacctgagcaatttctgcaatttgattggctgagagcagaggtatttcagcttaatttgaaataccgaTATGTGGAAATTAGTTACAATGGTAACCAAAATCACAACAACATCTCGTCGCGCGAGTTaggaaaaaatggccaaaagatttgaaatcaagaagattcaagaactaaaacaaaattcagaaaaccaaaatactaagAAAAGTACAACGACCTTGCGTAATGTCTGGACCAGAAGGGCCGAAAACAACTTTGAAACCACTTTGGTCGCTTGCGAAGCGAAACATCTCGACGAAAATAGACAAATAGGGTTACGTTACTGAGTTTCTCAGGTTTTAGTATTAGCAAATAATGGCATGATTTGtacgtgatatttcaaaattgtccccGATTTCACTCGTTTAAgtgctcgtgaaattatgtataacaattttgaaatatcgtTGGTGGTATTTCAGCTAAATAACACGACttatcatgctattacctaccttatttattcaatattctttcatttttttctttattccaTTAACTGTTTcaactttttatttattatatattttttgtttcattcacGATTCGACGAGCGGGAAGACATTCTTTCATTTAAAGAAGGGAAAGGGGAGGTCTCAAGATTTtgactttaaataaaaaattgaCTTGACTCGAAGTGAACTAAACAAGATCCAGTTTTAAGTATTTAAATCAGTTGTTATTACCTAGATGGAACATTTTGCACTACAACTCACATTAAACGCTTCCCGaatgccaagcaagcgaaatgTCTCtcgtgagaaaaaaaaaggaatatgaCAATATCTAACCGAATGGTATAAGAGAAGTGTCAAAGACATAATGACTAAGAATACAAGTAATCAATAAATAAAACACTAATGATAAAGAAGCGATGCCAAATGAACGGAGTCCTTTATCgcccttaattttttttccataattCCATATTAAAGCTAACTTGTCTTGCTATATTTCTTGGCCTTAAGCACAATGTAACAGAAATTCTTTCCTTCCCCCCTTAGCataaaaaaatgatttaatttttaaataactGGAAACTAAAACTAAATAATTTAACGCCTTTAAACCCTTTGTTAGTTGCTATACGTGACGAATTCATCTAtttcaaaactgaaaattcTCAGAAAGAGAAAAACTTCCAGTTACTCATAGAAGACAAGTGGCATGATGATCGACATGCTGCTAGCATAAAATCATGAAAAGTTACAACTACGCCGAGTGGGGAGGATGATTCAGTGTGTCGTACAAGATGTGTCTTGTTGATTTATGTTCACCCAAGGCCTTGATTTGACTTTGAATGCTAGGTGCCTAAAGTCTTTCGCTTGGGCTGTTGGCAAACCCACTCGTATTGAGGGAGAAGTGAAGTAGCAAAAACGACTAATTTTTGCTGAGTGACTTGTTCAAGTGACGCCTTGAGCTGCTTATCAAAACTTTATATCAAGCTTTTGTGGATCTACGGCATCACCTACGCACATGGGCGAAAGATTGGAATAAAGCTTTAAGAAACAGGTCAATGCCTGACCTTGAACAAGGTATCCTTCAATACACTACGATGCTGCTACAGGAAAACATCAAATACTAATTCGTATCTTTTACGATACGAATGGGTAAGAATAAGACCCTTTCAAGAGCCTCACAACGACATTTCCTCCCTCCACTCCACCCTGATATCCCACCCTTTCCCAGTGATGCGCAAATCGTAGGGCAACATTGTTGCCCACCCCTCCCTTAGCGTACTCGAGACGAAGCTATTCCACTTTGAAATAAGGACATTTGTTTATCTTCTGCACTAAGCATTCTCGCTAGAAATCAATTCCATTTCTTCTGGGTTTCCCTGCGCTGGTATTATCGGTAGATTGCTGGACGAAGCAGCGAGAAATGACGCTCTACGAACTGCTCCGTATAACACAACTGCAAGTAAAATAAGGGCTGCCAAAAGCGATAGAACGATCAACCACGAGGTCATACCTGGAGGATGCGTTGCAACAGACTGAGGAAATGATTCTGCAGAACATTAAAAAAACTGGAGTCACCTTTGATCAAAACATGTCATATCATAGATTTACTGTAAAAGTCATCAGCTAATCCATTTAAGCGACGAAAGGCGACAGGGAGGAAGGAGCTTTCCCTTTCAACCAGTTTTGACACATTTCTACTGCTGCAGGGCAACCGAAGCACTGGCTGAAGCAGACGCCTTGTTACTGTGTTACGGGCTCGATTTTCAAATTCGATGACGTTGAGCTTATGAATCTGATCGCCTTGGTGAGTGAAGTCCCGTGGGGAGGTATTTGTCAGTGACTGACATTTCGATAACCTGAGCAAAAGGTCTCTTCAGAGTTATTAAAGTGACGATCAGATTCATCAAAGTATGACGCCCAGGGTTGACACCATTTATTCATGTACTCTTAGTTTTCCATTTCCTCGAAGCGCAACCAACGATCAATTTGACGTGCGTTTAGTTATTTTGTAGTCTACCCCAATAAATAGAGCACTTGAGcttatacagtggaaccccgctataacgaagaccccgttataacgaacaacatttgaaagcccggcagaatttcagtaaatatatggaaacaaaccccgctataacgaaatccctgctataacgaattgattttgacggtcccaacgcaaaATTTACTCTGCTATAAcaaatattttgtcctttcgctcacagtcagtaaaaacgacatgatgatacaaatgatTAATAAGCGAAACGCagctcttattggtcaagatggggaaactttgaccttcgaagctttgctttatttaaatgttgctgttgacgtgcaagtctgtagactctttttctcagcctggttcagcttggttaccccgctataacgaatttttttgttgttaaccagataattcgttataacggggtcttcgctataacgaagaccccgctataacgaacatttttttcggtaccgtgacacttcgttatagcggggttccactgtaaatAGGTAGATTACGCTTAAGCTTCAGTGACGCTTATCAAAAACCAGCGTGTGTTTAATAGgacatttcggaaaataccatgacactctttgtttgtccccccaaattttgcataagcattgtttttgttttctcttgggaccattgtaagtcccaagagaaactggaaaaaaggcttatggtattttccgaagtggcctattgagcTCATTTCTGAAGACAAGGGAAACAGACAGCAACAGTACGTACCTCTATTAAAAGAATCTGAGGGCGACATCTTTGTTTTACGAAGCAAGATGGGACCCAGAGTTATAcgatgtttttcatttttcccagCACTTCTCTTGCGCCGGTTGTGAGCCTGACATCCCATGCTGCAACGCGATTTCTCGTTCTTGTGACAGACTATGACTTTACAATGAAGATACACCAACGTGAAATGCTCTGGAATCCATCGGAAAGGATACAACTGAAAGCGTTGGGTTTGTGTCAATGTATGGTCATACCGAGTTCCATTGTCAACCGGACAActaaaagcgaaaaaaaacgGTGCTTAATGCAGAGTTATGAGGTGaggagaaaataataataataataataataataataataataataataataataattaataaccactttatttatgtcttaagtgtatttagccgagcacagatactctactaattggggagacaggaaattaaatcaacacaaaaacaagcaaaaagtGTTATTACTTTGATCATCACCATAAGCTTGTTGACCTATCAGTGCCATGCTTCAATTTACACTCGTTTTTAATCGTGCACGAAGTTATGTCGCCACTGGTTTGGTTTTCGTCACTGATTCGTTTCCTGCACAGCATCCGTAGCCCGAGTCTGTTGTGACTGGCTGGAGTAACTTAATTGGCCGCTTTTTTAGCACGTGACTCGTTCAACGTCCAGCGCCAACAATTTCCGGACAACTCCAATCCTCGAAGTCCTGTTTTCGTAACAATCCCCCACCGTCCGTGTGGTCGCAACAacattattagggagtttaagatttgacgacggcaacgtcaacgacaacgccacaaatcaatgatatgattggttgaatgaagaaaactaattgtgctgcacgtgcggcacgctttttggtgcaatatttttacgtagtctgctaaacgacGACATGAGATTTTCATAtctgaggttctgacgacaacgcgagctcgcagcagtaaatctttcagtctttgcctttacatgaaaaccatgcgtaccaagctagcgaaactgcagttcgcctattttgtacaacgtgatcaacatggaataatcgcaaaagattTAACTTAACGctaagttcaattttaatgtgacggtTTCGTCGCAGTTTTCGtcttagcttcttaaattcTCTATTAACCAACACTGAACGCAACAACGTACtagtagagcagttttcaaatgactctcgaaagtaattacgtgactgcgattgctacgcttagtgattggcttaaaagactcgcgccagtttttcaaccaatgagaatcaaaaccaaaaccaatcgcaccatgtacgcgtgatttttcccgcgcttcgagcgagttacatgtaattgctaggaattgtgattggttcatcgcgctgtttgcctctgtcgtgattggtcggagtaattgctttggttttggtttttcgacagtcatttgaaaaccgctctatccgAAAACTTCAATTGGAAACATTACCCGTTGTGTATAAATATATACTGGACAGCATGGTTAGGATCCATTGAAGGCGTGGCCACACACTTCTCAGCAAAAAGGATGAGCCCTGAGTCAGAGGTATCCAGTTTGGCTTCACAGTACAGCTGGCCAAACGGATGCACGGCCACCGGGTACTCGGATACTTTGTACGGAGACACGTACTTTCCACTCCGATATAAATCCATATTGAAGGAGAAGTTACCGAAACCCTCTGAAATTACAAGCAACAATACGATCGGATAGCAACTCAAATGTGCTTGCAAAGAAAAAACGTACCAAAAAAGAAGCAGTGGATTCATAGACCGTACTCATAAATGGCATCCTAGAAATTACTCTCTGGTCTTTGTGCTCGTCACTAGCCTcgctttaaagcaaaaattcttttgaattttgttcgtgctaacgaggctagtgaggataaTTAgcctaaaaacaaaagaataattgcTGAGCCCCCATTTGTGAATACAGTCTATAAGAGGCATGTAATTAGTGGTTAATTTTAACCGCATCACTTGATATGAGAAAAACAAGGCCGATTAAACATTGTGAGGGATCAATCCAGGGACTTCCTTTGTTCATCAGGGTCTTAAAAGTTGTGCCTTTCGGAAACGGACGAggacgagtacgagtacgatattgtctcataaaaaaaaacattgccgGAGAGCGCGCAAACcacagcgtcattttggcgggaaaaagtgataccgtcgtcattttacttcgaggttttgcaaaaatgttgtcgtgtcaaaactaATCAAGAACACGGTAAcacttttggcatttttcgatcagcaaaatgCCTCAGTTATcaacaataagaataactgagcaacctaagATTAATTGTCCGGATcataaattttctaagtattttcgctacaAACGAGCAGTGGAATCTCGTACTCCCTCTCTTCCTGGTCTTGGAATCTAAAGGTCCCCACTCTCTATGTTCCCAAGGACGACTATAACATGTTTACCTTCAAAGAAAGTGACCTTTTTCCTGGGTTGAAAACTAGGTACTCCAATCGTCTCATGGGCGCGATAAGTACAAGAGAAAGGAAATTCTACCACGTGAATGTTTGCCTTGTCCTTGGTTTCTGCGACTACTTTATTGGAGTAGATTATTGTCTCGCCTTTGCTCAATCTGATGGTACCGCAGGCGTCAAGCGGTGTTCTCAGCGAGACGTGTTTGGACGTGACCGCGTAAGTACCACACGACTTATTATCGAATCGGAATGTCTCTCTATCAAGGTAAAGAGAATGGAGGGCAAAATCCACTTGCATGTAAAACGAGGTACAGTTGACAGACATGCTGTACACCAACGCTTCCCCGGTGTTTTCTAAACGGAGGAAAAAgttgaagaaacaagaaaacataAGGCCATTTTAAATGAGTGTTTAAGGGTTTACAAGTGCTTCGGAGGTTTTCAGTGATGCTGGTGGCCAAGCCATTTTCCATTTACGAGAAAGCTTTTCGATTTATCATCAGTGCGGGGCCAATTGCATTCCTGACTCATTTCTAGTTTCTATCAAAAAGACGTCGGTTTTGGACTTGCTTCGAACAGAGCCATAGTTCCAGAAATCAACTTAGCCATGAACCAAGTCTACTGCCATCTGGCTTCAAAGAAATGAGGAATCCAAGGCAGTTAAGGACGGAGCCTACTAATtatagatattttttccccgatgtgtgattatgcaggaaatgtagacctgaacaagtcctattgaaatccaaaaagaaaattgggggtagccgcacatttttcaaagataattcatgaataatatctgtaaaaagctttaaaatacaaagcaatgtatggcgttttttctcaaattgaatcttaattatctctcaaaaatgcatggttacccccaattttctttttggataccaagagtacttactaagatctacgttatccggatagttttaaaccgcgcaaaaatatcactgtattagtaagcattggcgataggaaatccgagtatctggagatgcgcagaacgtatgcgcaataacaagagtaggcaccgtccttaataggCAAAGATAACGTCAAAGCTCACGTGAGTACAAAACGGTTTACCTGGTTTACACGGTTTACCCTTGGACGAAACACTGCTATCCACGCTAAACCCCTTGCTCGCGGGCTCTTTTTTCCTTGCAGCAATGTTAGATACAAACACCCTGAACAAGTAATTCCCTCCACCCTCTAGTCCAGTCACGTTGTACTCTTGAGACTCTATATTCTTCCTGGTATTCCAGTGTATAAACTTCCCATCAGGGGTTTCCTTGCTGTATTCGATGTCGTATTTCAGATTTGGATCGCCCCCGTCATAGGAAGGACGTGTCCATTTGAGAGTAAAACTAGAGCTGTTTAACCTCGTGACGGAATTAGTTATATTGAATGATCCTCTCGGGGGGCCTAGATACGAAAGAAAACGTCCACGTGTGAATTAACCCCGGTCCCAGGATTTCTCTTACAGCCAAGGGAAAGGCCTTggaaacaagtaaataaatgaaatttccTAATTCTTCTAATTACTACACCGAAGTAACGTGTCCAACGAATAGGAAAGCCAAACTAAAGTATTCTGGTTGTTTCCAAAGATCGAAATACTAAGAAAGATAAAAGGTGAAAGGTTGAGTTTTTAAGAAAACTGTGTTGCTGAGTCGATGGGGAGAAGAAACACGAaaacttggtatcaaacaaTGATGAGGGTCGCAATTCCACCTTAAAAGTACAACGAGGCTGACATTTCGAGGGTTAGCCATTCCCTCcgaggaagggctaacgctcgagggAAGCTGTCATTCCTCGCCTCTcaggaagggctaacgctcgaaacgtcagtttcgtTATCTTTTTACCGTGGAAATCTAAGCTTCATAAACTTGGTTGGTGCCAAATTTTAGTGATCGGAGTATTAAATTCGTTTGGCACCATCTAGATACAAATTCAAACTTAGGACACGccttgaaacaacaacaaaaaaagcctACTCAAAAGACTCGTAAGAAT
Above is a genomic segment from Acropora muricata isolate sample 2 chromosome 1, ASM3666990v1, whole genome shotgun sequence containing:
- the LOC136926246 gene encoding uncharacterized protein codes for the protein MGCRQREGFVRWLFVVGIAFVHQVAVIDAGIDMLTFGITTVDKTFRIDCKVIDEEFRGWFDLKGVEVTARRVPGQLIRAKKYVEVKDNVYTLVIRKVQFVDGGNYTCRGDRTEKIFSLFVEFEVIQFPEDQNLFVGRTQTIQCSADGYPKPTFVWFKDFFVIDLDNPRFNLLPNGSLLISPVHEKDRGEYVCRITQLGDRQGTSLREQEQEITVTVRGPPRLNVEKSTNQTQLYSFVGSPTPITISCVWWGYPKPKLTIQKDNNDLLSQNVSLTTDDFLSYLTVSVVTVKDDDFGAYTCSASNSFGSASHVVVINKQGPPSVPRDFTLLTSCDHVTVSWEPPVSDGGLPLTRYSVKIYSNHGWNDTILLGVSTTRFTFTSREGVRPRKEYTVTVQAFNELKEGEIAEGSVTSAYCPPRGSFNITNSVTRLNSSSFTLKWTRPSYDGGDPNLKYDIEYSKETPDGKFIHWNTRKNIESQEYNVTGLEGGGNYLFRVFVSNIAARKKEPASKGFSVDSSVSSKGKPCKPENTGEALVYSMSVNCTSFYMQVDFALHSLYLDRETFRFDNKSCGTYAVTSKHVSLRTPLDACGTIRLSKGETIIYSNKVVAETKDKANIHVVEFPFSCTYRAHETIGVPSFQPRKKVTFFEEGFGNFSFNMDLYRSGKYVSPYKVSEYPVAVHPFGQLYCEAKLDTSDSGLILFAEKCVATPSMDPNHAVQYIFIHNGCPVDNGTRYDHTLTQTQRFQLYPFRWIPEHFTLVYLHCKVIVCHKNEKSRCSMGCQAHNRRKRSAGKNEKHRITLGPILLRKTKMSPSDSFNRESFPQSVATHPPGMTSWLIVLSLLAALILLAVVLYGAVRRASFLAASSSNLPIIPAQGNPEEMELISSENA
- the LOC136926107 gene encoding NLR family CARD domain-containing protein 4-like, whose protein sequence is MMVSDEEKRWLVFGLAMNKVAVPVLRHFVQQGMVKHNASLDMYCRGLTKPCNLQALTYCDVAHDPTLKLLKFQNINNNLHATNKSLYNYGIHSTVDLAKLYLPKYLTKFSGFDESIDISVILRLLEFDNPTPIFSSPNPFLSIQGAANDVRENVRNKWGHPNFNEWSEFFFNFCFAKLKSLIRSLGLTDGTERTTLDQLNDWETKGCELCMGNAVDQNLLTRLQEDITELIDLLKKSETAQLPGDGSQVPQGISEARQITHSMDALQIEPAEHNENFGAVFQKQEMREEEIRAATLTLEIENRQILDKLVSIQELLTVKLQGMENELTETSEKVKELEQESIRMKRDITCLYNRQEPCPVRSFGVNNCRNTLAGHYQRNARVPTSVWSSRCTVDIHKIYTRLSWVKKEQGQQNPSGNTQSKLEHYTDIFSQNRSGALPKRILVQGMPGIGKSTFVKKLAVDWAELNTGGGCDKQRGALGNFDIVVVINLREVSHCSSLRDAFRNSYIFPLEDGRQLDDLLDYIVNNQAQVLLVFDGYDEYRCGCNSELYQIFRGNSLRNCCVMVTSRLSKAGDLLECADVRAEITGFNLEDRKLFMKRILGTEEEAKQLYAHLEKRNLVDEARVPILLLFFSTLWKNGKSSSFSRKRTELYEAIVQCILDYGERRCSPPRFGKIDDYTDILAAIGKVALESLLEDNLLFEYHRLSDAVLCEKSTILGFLQITDCVERVRPAGLVSFIHKSIQEFLAAWFITHRCIPNGTLFGPDRQVHTFEDCESLDNVFQFVCGLSSRGAENVFQHLQSLRVSDPTVDLSKTVLFFQNESVSPCVTITTKHKRFQDLVFNSFRECKSQAELLKLCFDCTGGTIFVPDELSELGIPKVHDITQVSNSGVFIFDDPSPKVLQRSLSLVGCLKTPLRFAENSQPLEIDDVLRKIVAAGEDKCGFTSVLAFQNGQVRFFITELYLHCDDHAKFFAQIASKPGQSCSADCLARESCLKFLRCLRCYDHGIKETMQAVGAMVAACNLLRRIETEHTNDSICDLLEQVRNPDSCCLEIGYYRGRLWLHSAGRGSCTLTSDGIIRLANLLPRFPTTTHLSLRLPGCSPTSVNKLVPNITHRTLKLLQLCEVFMTPEAAAHLGRTIPQMVSLRILQLSSAEAVGLQCEQLNLLFSGFNKPSSLEKVTLKGFRVTSGVSSFTESLRYLPNLKVLHLKDLGMDEQDLSALVRNFRFIGNLKMLNLKGNSFGRGVRSIVEYIRALPMLQFLVISPTECPEEDWNYVAQSLKRIHPRLDVS